The following coding sequences are from one Rutidosis leptorrhynchoides isolate AG116_Rl617_1_P2 chromosome 11, CSIRO_AGI_Rlap_v1, whole genome shotgun sequence window:
- the LOC139876656 gene encoding sesquiterpene synthase TPS1-like has product MENYKQQDEIVRPLANYHPSLWGDQFLHYDEQEEQDDVKQIIANLVEEVRKEILVALNDATKHINLLKLIDDIQRLGIPYYFEQEITQSLEHIYNVYGDKWNGDSTPRWFRLLRTAGFYVSCDSFSQYKNDDGSFKESLIDDVRGMLELYEAAYLRVPGEIILDELLAFTKTHLENIANDPIRCNHTLSKHIREALERPIHKSLPRLEAVRYISFYGQEDSHNKTLLRLAKLGFNELQSLHKKELSELSRWWKAFDPTKNLHFVRDRLVEAYFWILGVYYEPQYSKSRIFLTKAFQMATTADDMYDSYGIYEELELFIKAVRRWSITCLDEIPDYMETPYKMLLSIYEEMEEIMAKEGKAYQVKYAKDSMIEYIESYHKEAEWLHKGYVPTFEEHKALTYVSCGYIMLTTASFVAMGDIVTQESLEWALQNPPLVKASSAINRTMDDLVGYKDEQQRTHFISSVQVYMKEHNVTEEYVHKLFKEKIEDTWKIMNLEALTCKEVPMVLKLRAINLARVMDTLYKYQDNLKVVGKEVQEHVKAFFIDPMRV; this is encoded by the exons ATGGAAAATTATAAGCAACAAGACGAGATTGTTCGCCCACTTGCAAACTATCATCCTAGCCTTTGGGGTGATCAGTTTCTCCATTATGATGAG CAAGAAGAACAAGATGATGTAAAGCAAATTATTGCAAATTTGGTAGAAGAAGTAAGAAAAGAAATACTTGTAGCCTTGAATGATGCGACAAAGCATATCAATTTGTTAAAACTAATTGATGATATCCAACGCCTTGGAATACCGTACTACTTCGAACAAGAGATTACACAATCATTGGAACATATTTATAACGTATATGGTGATAAATGGAATGGTGATAGCACTCCCCGTTGGTTTCGACTCCTCAGAACAGCTGGGTTTTACGTTTCATGCG ATAGTTTTAGCCAATACAAGAATGATGATGGATCTTTTAAAGAATCCCTAATCGACGATGTTCGAGGAATGCTTGAGTTATATGAGGCGGCATATTTGAGAGTTCCTGGCGAAATCATACTAGATGAACTTCTAGCTTTTACTAAAACCCATCTCGAAAACATCGCAAATGATCCCATTCGGTGCAATCACACTCTTTCTAAGCACATACGTGAAGCACTAGAGCGGCCAATACACAAAAGTTTGCCACGTCTAGAAGCAGTACGATACATTTCTTTTTATGGACAAGAAGATTCTCATAACAAGACGTTACTAAGACTTGCAAAATTGGGGTTCAACGAACTTCAATCCTTGCATAAGAAGGAGCTTAGTGAACTTTCCCG GTGGTGGAAAGCTTTTGATCCTACGAAGAACTTGCATTTTGTAAGAGATAGGTTGGTTGAAGCCTATTTTTGGATACTCGGTGTGTACTATGAGCCTCAATATTCTAAAAGTAGGATTTTCTTGACAAAAGCGTTTCAAATGGCAACAACAGCTGATGACATGTACGATTCTTATGGGATATATGAAGAGCTTGAGCTCTTTATAAAAGCGGTTCGCAG GTGGTCGATTACCTGCCTGGATGAAATTCCAGATTACATGGAAACACCTTACAAAATGCTCTTAAGTATTTATGAAGAAATGGAGGAAATCATGGCGAAGGAAGGAAAAGCATATCAAGTTAAATATGCTAAAGACTCG ATGATAGAGTATATTGAAAGTTATcataaagaagcagaatggctacATAAGGGTTATGTGCCAACATTTGAGGAGCATAAAGCACTTACATATGTAAGTTGCGGCTACATAATGCTTACAACGGCAAGTTTTGTAGCTATGGGTGATATAGTTACACAAGAATCACTAGAATGGGCTCTTCAAAATCCTCCACTCGTAAAAGCTTCGTCTGCCATTAATAGAACCATGGATGATCTTGTCGGTTACAAG GATGAGCAACAAAGAACACACTTTATATCGAGTGTCCAAGTTTATATGAAGGAACATAATGTCACGGAGGAGTACGTCCATAAGTTATTTAAAGAAAAAATTGAAGATACATGGAAAATTATGAACCTAGAAGCTCTTACGTGTAAAGAGGTGCCTATGGTTCTAAAATTGCGGGCAATAAACTTGGCACGCGTAATGGATACTCTATATAAATATCAAGATAACTTGAAAGTTGTTGGAAAAGAAGTTCAGGAGCATGTCAAAGCATTTTTCATTGATCCTATGAGAGTTTAA